A region of Helicoverpa zea isolate HzStark_Cry1AcR chromosome 16, ilHelZeax1.1, whole genome shotgun sequence DNA encodes the following proteins:
- the LOC124637556 gene encoding 28S ribosomal protein S18a, mitochondrial → MAGLVRAGVSFAKNAVFSTAVRSIATTKPLCLKEIREKTEGATLVVEAVSVPSPRTELLIRAENLTPKENAVESSEKPPCYMCALGLDVKHTDVLILSQFVRSDGCMLPRRITGLCRRQQKKMGKLVTMAQKAGLMINLTPDNCNKDPRKRRNHKKFNTYFDERTIFMKKIPKPVDRFKR, encoded by the exons atggcGGGGCTGGTAAGAGCTGGAGTTTCTTTTGCAAAAAATGCAGTATTCTCCACAGCCGTACGCTCAATAGCCACAACAAAACCCCTATGTTTAAAGGAAA TTCGTGAGAAAACTGAGGGCGCAACGTTGGTTGTTGAAGCAGTTTCTGTGCCGTCACCTCGCACGGAGCTTTTGATTCGAGCTGAGAATCTAACTCCAAAGGAGAATGCAGTCGAGAGTTCAGAGAAGCCACCGTGCTACATGTGTGCACTGGGGCTCGATGTGAAACACACCGATGTCCTGATTCTGAGCCAGTTCGTAAGATCGGATGGCTGTATGCTACCTCGTAGGATTACTGGGCTGTGTCGCAGACAGCAGAAGAAAATGGGCAAATTGGTTACTATGGCGCAGAAAGCTG GTCTTATGATCAACTTGACACCGGACAACTGCAATAAAGACCCAAGGAAAAGAAGAAACCACAAAAAGTTCAACACATACTTTGATGAGCGAACTATATTTATGAAGAAGATTCCCAAGCCTGTAGATAGATTCAAgcgataa